From Vigna unguiculata cultivar IT97K-499-35 chromosome 5, ASM411807v1, whole genome shotgun sequence, the proteins below share one genomic window:
- the LOC114184709 gene encoding early nodulin-like protein 2, with the protein MGYSNNRFLGLFLFFISMSILFSSPATACTFFQLDWVPNPSQHYTHWAQRNRFQVNDTLLFKYKSGCDSVLVVKKEDYDSCNTSNAMQEMDGGDSMFTFVKSGPFFFITGNAQNCKRGQKLTVVVLAVRHNKHTHLLSPAATPPTAGAETPAENGPIPSSDVSPSGPTSSAPSQPKHSGSMRFRGSVGVAMGVVSVGVGLFFSILG; encoded by the exons ATGGGGTACTCTAATAACAGATTTCTTGgcctttttctcttcttcatatCTATGTCCATTCTCTTTTCTTCACCAGCAACAGCATGCACATTTTTTCAACTTGATTGGGTCCCCAACCCTTCACAACATTACACTCACTGGGCTCAGAGAAACAGGTTTCAAGTCAACGACACTCTTT TGTTTAAGTATAAGAGTGGGTGTGATTCAGTGTTGGTGGTAAAGAAGGAGGATTACGATTCATGCAACACCAGCAACGCCATGCAAGAGATGGACGGTGGTGATTCAATGTTTACTTTTGTGAAATCGGGTCCTTTCTTCTTCATCACTGGCAACGCTCAGAACTGCAAACGTGGTCAGAAGCTAACCGTCGTCGTTTTGGCCGTCAGACATAACAAACACACTCACTTGCTTTCTCCGGCGGCAACACCGCCTACGGCGGGAGCCGAAACACCCGCAGAAAATGGGCCAATTCCAAGCTCCGATGTTAGCCCATCAGGCCCAACTTCTTCAGCGCCGTCTCAGCCGAAACATTCGGGCTCTATGAGGTTTAGGGGTTCGGTTGGTGTCGCTATGGGTGTTGTTAGCGTTGGGGTGGGCTTGTTCTTCAGCATCTTGGGCTAG